The following nucleotide sequence is from Psychroserpens sp. Hel_I_66.
ATTGGTTTCTCAAATTTGGAAATTCTTTTATTTGTATTTTCGAAACTTTTGATTTAAGGTTTTCTCCTAATTTATTAATTTCTGTATTTTCTGATTCCTCTGCTTCTTTAATGATTTTCGCCCAACTTGCAAAAAGAACTATATCCATTTGTAGTTCTTCAATTGAGTTTCCGTCCGCAAATTCAATTCCGTCATTTATAGATTTCAGTTCTCGTTCAAGTTGTTCTTTTTGTTGTAGAGCTTCTTCTTTTTTGGCTTTTTCTGCATTAAGTTTTTCTGCAACTAATTTTTGTTCGGCTGTTAGATTGTTTAGACTGTCAGCTTTTTTTATAAGTAATTGAGCATTATTATATAGACTATCCGTTTTTTCTATTTTTTCTAAAGTAGAAATTGCGTTTGAGTAATTTCCTTCTTTTATGTTTTTATTAGCAGTTTCAATACTTGTTTTAGAGTCAATTGTTGTATCAATAAAAATAACTCCTAAAACACCTGTTATAATTATACTTAAAAACCAATAACCAATAACTTTTAACCGAGTTGGTTTATTTGTCCATCTCAAAATTAATGATGGTTTTACAAGTCCAACAATAAGAGCAATAAATAATGCAAAGCTTAATAATCCTAAAATTCCTGCCATAGTTTTTCTGTTTTGTTTTGTTTAAAATTTCAAATCTAATTTTTCTGCTAAAAAGAAACTTACGGTTTTCCGTATTTGTCAAATTTTAGCACGATGTTCGTTTTTAATGTGTGCTAACGGTTGTGTATATGGCTCGTAGCGTGCAAATTAGAAAAATATTTTCGGATTAAGCACAAGCCAAATTTTTAAATTTTTCTTATTATCTTTTTTCTCAATAAGCTAAATTAAAAAATTTGGCGACTTTCCAAATATGCCTTAACTTAGTTTAAGCAACTAACTAGCTATGAGTTATATACGTTGTTGTGAGCTGGCTTTTACTCGAACATATCGTATTGTTTATTTAAACTGCTATCTAACGGAATTAATTCCAAAAACCTTATTCTTGGTCGTTTCTCTATGTATACTCCTTTTTTGTCTTGTCTGTCAATAAACCCTTTAATAGTACAATTAGTAAATAATTTTGTTTTTTCTTTACTTATGTTTCCTTGTTCTGGATAACAAGTCAAAATATGACCAGAATATTGAAATCCGATTGTATTTGAATTTTCGTTGCCTCTTGTCACGTGACCGTCAATCTCAACATACATTCCGTGTTCAAGTTCAGGGAATAAAATTTCTTCTTCTTCATCTTTGGCATAAAAAATATCCTTGTTGGCATAGCTTATTGTTGCCTCCGTTGTATCGTCAGCGTCATTTTTTTCGTCATCTGCAAAATCTATCGATAATTCTCTTTCAGGTTCAATTGGTTTGGCAAGTTTAGAAAATATTGAAGGTGGCAGTTGCGTGAACAATTCAAGATACATTTTAGGCACGAACAAAATTTCTCCATTTTCATTCATTACTCCAATAAATTGTATTCCATTCTCTTCTTTGAACTTTACATTATCAAAACTTTTTTTTCTCGTAGTTCCAAGATGTTTGGCAAGTTGAATACACCATTTAATTGATTTAATTATCTTTTTGAAAACAGTTTTAAATCCAGCATCTTTAAAATCAGATTTAGCCATTTCTTTAAGTGCAGCTACAGTATATGTTGTAACTCCAGTTCCAAGAATTAGTTGAAGCCATTCGCCTATATTTTCGGGAATTAATGCTTCCCAACTACCTTTTCTGACACGTGCAGGTATTTCAAAATCAATTTTTGCTAATTCTGGGTCTTGCTGTGTTAAGAAGTATCTAAATAATTCATCTATTCCATTCAAAGCGTCGGCGGACTTTCTTAAATCTAAATAGCCATTCTCGACAGCTTCACCTGAATATTTAAAATATGCTAAATAATCTTCATTCATAGGATAGTTTGGTTAGCTTGCTCACAACGGGTTTGTGTATGGTTAGTTGCGTGGTTAAGCAACTAATTTAGTAAACAAAAACGTGCCAGAGAAAATTCCGAAGGAATTTTCCAAATAAGCAACGACCAAAGCAATTAATTATACACGTTGTTAGCTTTAGTACTTATTTCGTTCATCTTGTCTTTCCCAAATCCAATATTCAACAGTATGATTCCAATGCGTGTCATTGTCAAAAATTTTGTTGTCAATTTGAGTCAGTTTATTTTGTAATTGTGTCAATTCCTCATCAGAAAATTCCGTTGAGAAATAAGATTCTGGTTTAAATTTTTTCAGATTGTTTTGGAACTCAATAATTTCAATTCCGCAACGAGCGAATTTTTCTATTTCGCCATTAATATATACTTCTTTAAATCCGTCGTCGTGATTCAGATAAACAATTTCTCTGTTTTCAATATTAAGTCCGATTGGGTCTCCAGAACCATTAAATCCAATACAGACATATTTGTCGAAATTCGAATCATTAATTTTATAAGCCTCGTTTACTGTCTGCAAGTCCTCTGTTAGATAATCGAAACTTAATTCAAGAACGTCATTTGGAAGTCCAATATCAAATAAGAATTCAGTTGATTTTTGGTCTAGATTAAATTTATTCTTGGAACTATTTAGAGCTTTAAATAACTCCAACTTATTCCATTTATTCAAAAAGTTTTCGTCGTTCATCGTATTAAAGCTAACGGTTGGTATATGAAACGTAGCGTGTAAAAAGACGCTGAACATTCGGTTTATACTCAAGCCGAATTTTTAAATTTTCTTTTTATCTTTTAATTCTCAAAAAGCCAAATTTAAAAATTTGGCGACTTCACAAACACACCCGAACCTCTCGGAAAGCCTGTAATAGCTATGTTTTATATACATTGTTAGCCACCGTTTTTTCGCTCTATTATTTTAATTCAGCTAATTTCTTATCGAACTCCTCTTGCGTAATATAGTCGTTTTCTAATGCTTTACATAAGTCGATATATTTTGAACTTTGCTTTAAATTAAAGTCACTTTGTTCATCATTTAATTTATTCAAATTTCTCTGATATTGACTATCATCAATTACTCCGTTTGCGTGCATTTTTTTCAATTCAGAAACTTTAGAATTAATTCCACTCTCTTTTTCTACTGCTTTCTTTTTTGATATTGTGTTTGATTCCGCGCCAATTATTCCGATTACGAATAATGTCAATGGTGCAAATATTAAACCAGCTATATACCAAAGAAGTCCAAATTCTCCAGTTCCTCTTTTTGAAATAGATACATAAAGTATCGAAAAAAATAGAATAGGTAAAGCTCCAGGGATATGAAACATAAATTCCAATATATCTTCACTCGGCATATCTTGTCCAGCTAGATATCTTTCGCTGAAAAGAAATAAGCTCGTAAATAATATTGAAAATATAATTGCCTCTGGATAAAATTTTCTTGGATACATAAATTCGTATATTGGTTTTCGTTAAATTAAAGAAATATAAATGGATAAAGACAGAATAAATTCAATTGGATTATTGGCGCAAACTGCTGTTATAAGAACACAACTCGACGCTTTAATTGCAATGTTAAGCGAAGACGAAAAAAAAGAGTTCGAAAAAGCGACACTTGAGAAAGTATCTCGCCAATATTCAGCTTGGGAAAAAAAATTAACTAAAGATGAATTCAAATTTTTTAGAGATTTAGTAGAAGATGGTTTGTTCCGTAAATGATGGTTTTTCAAATGGTGGCTAACAAATATATATAGTTACTGGTAACTATATATCTATTATATGCGCACTAAGTTAGCAAATCTTTAATTCTTTTAAATGAATTAGTGGCCACATGTGTATAAATTTCTGTTGTCTTGGTTGAATTATGACCCAATAACATTTGGATGTAGCGAATATCCGTTCCGTTTTCCAATAAGTGTGTTGCAAAGCTATGTCTAAGTATGTGAGGTGTTACTCTTTCTTTTATACCTGCAATTTTGGCAGAATTAACTACAACCTTTAAGACGCTAGAGCTACTATATTTAGATTGGGACATAGGGTTTTCAAACAAATATATTTTAGGTCTGTGAGTTTTAAAATACGTTCGCAAATCTTCGAGAACAATTTTATTGAGAACAGTATATCGGTCCTTATTGCCTTTTGCTTGTTCTACCCTAATGACCATTCTTTTGCTATCAATGTCTTCCAATCTAAGATTCAATAGTTCGTTTCTTCGTAGTCCTGAAGAATAGAGCAAACTAATTATGCATTTATGCTTTATGTTGTTTGTGTGGTTTATAATTGAGATAATGTCTTCCTTAGATAGTACTTTGGGGAGTTTAGATATTTTCCTCGGTCTCTCTATGGAATAGAATCGATTGGGCATCCCCAAAACCATTTCGTAATAAAACTTTATGGAGTTTATGGCCATATTAATCGAAGAGTTTGACTTATTCTCCTTAACTAACTTTTGAATGTATAGTCTAATATCATTCTCGTTAAGGCTGAACAGTTCTTTGTCTTTATAATAATTAATAAACGCCTCAAAACTATGTACATAATTTTTTACTGTGCTGTCCGAGTATTTTTTCAACTCCAATTTTAGCAGTTAGTCCTCTGGGCATGGCTTAAAGTTTTCTTTTTTTGATCTTGTTCTAAACCATTCAACATTAATAGCTTTATTGTTGTTGTTTAGTTCTCTGTCATTATAAAAATAATTGCAATTTACCCAGGCCACACCTCTGAATTTATCAAAAATCAAATTGAGGTTAGGTTTGCTGTTAATAATATATGCCATACCAAACTCATTGCTCCATTTTGGATTGGGTAACTCTCTAATTAACGCCTGAATAACTTTATCGGAATTGAACTGAATGCCGATACATTGTTTTTCTTTAATAAACAGGTGTTTCAATGTAATGTGTTTTTTCAGCATGTCGTTGTTTTTTATAAAGTTAGCAATGTAAAACGAAATAAATCTATCTTAAGCAAAATAGTGTTCGTGTAAATTTTACCCAATTTTGATGGTATTGGAAAAAAATCGCGAAGTACTTAGAATGCGGTGTAAAAGCGCCCATCATTATAGAATATCGCTTGAAGAAGCTCCTCGGTTCTAAAATAAGGTAGATGATTAATTAAAACAGAACAGGCGGATTTTTAAAAGTTGAAATAAAGTAGCAGTAAATGCTGTGTTGAGAATCAGTAAATAATTAGATTTTAACCTTATTCTTTACCGTCTATTGCAAAAATTTCAAAAGAGATATTTATCTGTTTCTTTATGGATATGGTTTTATGAAAAAAAATGAAAAAGGTACACCTCAATAATTTCTAATAAAATGCCAAGATTACATTCAAAAAATAGATACCTTTGGGTTAATATATATAGTTTAATCATGTAAACAAAACGAACACGGTTTTGAACACGATTACATAAAATTATCAGCCTGAACACCCAGTGTTTGTGTTGAAAAAGCGGTTTGGGTCGGGCTCATAACCCGAAGGTCACTGGTTCGAGTCCAGTTCCCGCTACTAGGTTAAATTCTTTCAAAAAAAACGGTTTAGTTCACTCTAAACCGTTTTTTTTTTTTTTATTTATTATAGATTGTAATTTTAAAATTAATTTGTTATTCCCTTTTGTTGACAACTGCGTATAGAGAAACCGTTAAATACATCTGGTTAATTTAAATTATCAAACACCTTTGCTTACCTTGGGATTTCGTAGCGAAAATTTATTATTCAAAAGTAATATCTAAAGGCGAATAGTTAGCGTGATCATACATATACTTCGGTATTAAAAAAAAATCATCTGTAACAAAAAAGGGAAAATGACGTTATCTCTACGTGATTTATTTTATAGTTTCGGTTTATGCGAAGGCTTAAAAATAAGAAGTTTGTATAGCACTTTGCGAGCATTATCATGAAACCCAAATTGTAAGATTGTGTTTTGATACAAGTTTTTGGCTTTGTAAAAACCGCTTTAAACTTATTTTAGAATTCAATTTTATTTTTAAAGTATTGTAAAATAAATTGCATTCAAACCATTTAATTTATTTAGAACCCTTTAATTCAATGAATTTTAAATCTATCAAATATGCAATGCAACTATGCATTGTTTTATTTCTCATTTCTTTACCGCTACAGGCGCAAGATACGAGTGATACAAAACCTCAAATAGGAACCACTCAAAAAGTTGGGGACGTATTGTTAATTGCTTTACCAGCAGCAACATTAGGGACTTCTTTTATTATTGGAGATGAAAAAGGAGCTTGGCAATTTACTAAAGGTCTTTTGCTCACAACGGGTGTTACTTACGGTTTAAAATATAGTGTAAATAAACCGAGACCAGATATGAGCAATGATAATTCATTTCCCTCTGGTCACACCTCTACCGTATTTCATAGTGCAGGCTTTATCCATATGCGTTATGGTTTTAAATATAGTATTCCTGCATATGCTTTGGCAGGCTTTACAGCTGCCAGTAGAATAGATTCTAAAAAGCATGATATACTTGATGTCTTGGCAGGTGCAGCGATAGGTTTGGGGAGTAATCTCTTATTTACTTCGGAATATCAACAAGAGCACATGGCACTCACTTTTTCTAGTGATCAGCAAGGTTATATGCTTGGTTTTAGTTATAAATTTTAATTTTTAAAGTGTTGGTATTTTTAAGTTGGGAAGAGTTCGCCATGATAGAGCTAAGTAAAATTACAGATAGTAGGTTAGTTTTATAAATTTACTCGAAATAAATACCCAATTAAAGGTTGATTAATACCGAATATTGCAACTGGGAAAATCCAGAAAGAAAATATTGCAAACCAAGATACCGACTTTCTTTTTCGAAGCAGGTAATGTTAATTCAACTTATAAGGTTTTATTCAGAATGGCTTAAAGAAAAAAATCCGCTTAAACATTGGATGGTATGTTTAAGCGGACTAAATGTATGTGCCATATTCAAAAATAAGATGATAGCTTTTTTTTATCTAGCAGATAGGTTTAAAGATACCGTAAGCATGTTTCCGGTTCCAGAAAAACGTTCTGCCCAAATTTCGATGTAATCATCTTTTTTCATTTCTATAGTGCCCACAACTGGCACCGCAGATATAGAATTGTCATTTGTAGCCCTAGTGTAAACTTTTGTTTCATTAATAATAACACCATTTTTAGCAATATATACAATAAGGATAATATCGTTTAAAGATTGATAAGAGACTGAGCCCACTACTTGAAAGTACCTCTTTTGATTTCCTCTATAAGTAATTCTGTTATCCCCATTTTTTGTAAAGCGGAACAAATTATTTGAGGTAGTCGTTCCTACTACTTTTCTTCTACTTGAAGTTCCTGTACCCGTAAACGAGGTGGTTTCACCACTACCAACGACTGCTGATAAATTGATGTCTCCCGTTGCATCTCCATCACTTTCTTTTGGAATGCCAGGTGCATTTACAGACCAAGCTGTAGTGAAACTATAACCTATGTAAGAATCTGTTGTATAACCTTTAATATAGTCTGGAGCAGTAGTTGTTCCAGAAAAAACTGTACCATTTAAAACACCATTGCCTACTGCAAGTCCAGTAGTACTTACGTCAAAAGCTATATCTGATCCATTAACTGTGCTAAACCCGCTTACTTTTTCAACCAAACCAAAACTTCCTGTGAGCTTTTCAAAAGTACCGTTGTTACTGCTAAACCATGCTTGATTATTTAGCAATAAATTACCAATATTGGAATACGTAATACCATCAGCGTTGTTTATAAACTGTATAATATTTCCAAAGTATATTCCAAATCCTGAAATGCTTCCCACACTAGAGGTCATACCATCCACAACGGTATTTTGTACTAGTAGTGATGAATTGGTCGCGATACCTGGACCCGTAATCTCAAAAGCTTTAGTACCCTTTATGGTGAGGTTTCTAATACTTCCACCTGTGCTTCCTTTAAAAACTACACCAGATGCTACCAAAATATCTTCATTTGCGTCTAATCCAGAAATGTAGGCATTATTAAGATCTATAGGGAATGCCAATGCTATTGTACCATTTATTTCATAATAAGTATTCTCGTCTAATTTGTATGTTGTTCCTGAGCCAGCGGTTAGTTCTGGAGCCAAATCTGTGACAGATTTAATAAGTTTAAAATTATCTCTCTTAACCGATGTATCATTTTCTAACATTGTCCAAGAAGTATTGGTTGTGCTATAGTAGTAAAAAGCTTGTTCTGTGGTGTCAAAAACCAATAAACTTTCTGCAGGACTTTCAATGGCCTCTCGTTCTAGAGTGCTCATTCTGGGTACTAATAAGCCTTTCGAGGAAGATTGTAGATCCAATATGGATGTAGTATCTGGTGTGTCAGTGCCAATGCCCACTTGAGCAACAGCAATAGTGCTTGCTAAAAAGCAAACTGTCAAAAGTATTTGCGTGATTTTAAAATTTGTGATTTTCATGAGAGTAGGTATTTGTTTAAAATGTGTTTTCTTATTTTTTTTTTTTTTTTTTTTTGGAGCTATTCAAGATTTAATTTGAGTTACCTATTTTTTATTACTAAATCTTATTAATGGTTCTGGTAACCGAGGTATTGTCTAAGAATTATTCTAATTAATAATCACTTTTTTGGTTTGTGATTGTTTTTCGTTAGCTAGTTTGACCAAGTAGATACCAGTATTAAGATGAGCTGCTAAAATGCTATTGGTTTGAGTGCCTTGATCGAGACTGCTGGACATTACCAAACGACCCTGTACGTCATAAATGCTCACATGAGTATCAGCAAGTAATTGTCCTTTGATATGAATGGTTTTTTTGCTTGCAAATAATTTTAGATCATTACTGTCTTGCATGTTGGATGAGAGCGTCTGGCTACCAATTCTCAAGAAAAAGCGTCCTGTCCCTGACATTGCAGAGTTTGGGGTAAACGTATAGGAGGTGGTGTTTAAAAGCGTAAACGTATTAGTTTCACGATCTTCTAAATACACTTCAGTTTCTTCAGGCAAGATGAAGTTTTCCAAACTAAAACTTACCTGTATGCCTTGAGCTGTTTTTATGCCTATAGGAATGCTAACATCATCAAGCGCAACAAAACCAAGACTTTGGATAGCCATATTGCGACCAACATTATTTTCGACCAAGCGGGAATATACCATTAAGCTGGAGTTGGCGCCACCGTAAAGTTCAGCGTCGTATCCAGGGTCTAAGCTTAAGGTTGAGTTCTCATTAAAATAGATTTCCGTAGCATAATTTGCTGTAGCGTTATCTACACGTAGCCTAAGCATTTGGTTTGGATTTGCGTCTCTGTTTAATATAAAATCATCAGTTCCTGAAATGGTTCTCATTGCTGGAGTGTACAAAATAGGATTAGAGATGGAATCTTTGTGGTTTGCGACCAAAAACCCTTGTCCTGGTGCAATATTTACATTAGAATTAACTAAATTATTGATAATGGTAAAGTTGTCTATAGTACCACTTGTTGGTGCACTGCCACTATTATAGCCATATATTGCTGTGGCATTTGGATCTAGCTTATCTGAGTTTTCGGCTAAAAAAGCTTGCGAATCCATATAGGTAGGATAAGGATTACCTATAAGGTTCCATGAATTGTTGTTTGCTGTCGTAATTGTGACAGTTTCACTTGCATTTGCTGTAGTGCCCGTAA
It contains:
- a CDS encoding SUKH-4 family immunity protein, yielding MNDENFLNKWNKLELFKALNSSKNKFNLDQKSTEFLFDIGLPNDVLELSFDYLTEDLQTVNEAYKINDSNFDKYVCIGFNGSGDPIGLNIENREIVYLNHDDGFKEVYINGEIEKFARCGIEIIEFQNNLKKFKPESYFSTEFSDEELTQLQNKLTQIDNKIFDNDTHWNHTVEYWIWERQDERNKY
- a CDS encoding SHOCT domain-containing protein, with amino-acid sequence MYPRKFYPEAIIFSILFTSLFLFSERYLAGQDMPSEDILEFMFHIPGALPILFFSILYVSISKRGTGEFGLLWYIAGLIFAPLTLFVIGIIGAESNTISKKKAVEKESGINSKVSELKKMHANGVIDDSQYQRNLNKLNDEQSDFNLKQSSKYIDLCKALENDYITQEEFDKKLAELK
- the xerA gene encoding site-specific tyrosine recombinase/integron integrase; amino-acid sequence: MKKYSDSTVKNYVHSFEAFINYYKDKELFSLNENDIRLYIQKLVKENKSNSSINMAINSIKFYYEMVLGMPNRFYSIERPRKISKLPKVLSKEDIISIINHTNNIKHKCIISLLYSSGLRRNELLNLRLEDIDSKRMVIRVEQAKGNKDRYTVLNKIVLEDLRTYFKTHRPKIYLFENPMSQSKYSSSSVLKVVVNSAKIAGIKERVTPHILRHSFATHLLENGTDIRYIQMLLGHNSTKTTEIYTHVATNSFKRIKDLLT
- a CDS encoding phosphatase PAP2 family protein; translated protein: MNFKSIKYAMQLCIVLFLISLPLQAQDTSDTKPQIGTTQKVGDVLLIALPAATLGTSFIIGDEKGAWQFTKGLLLTTGVTYGLKYSVNKPRPDMSNDNSFPSGHTSTVFHSAGFIHMRYGFKYSIPAYALAGFTAASRIDSKKHDILDVLAGAAIGLGSNLLFTSEYQQEHMALTFSSDQQGYMLGFSYKF
- a CDS encoding T9SS type A sorting domain-containing protein, which translates into the protein MKNTLLLTLAISALLCFSSNAQDLATTMTVKPGTPVFVSSGTTLDASNINLKSTSSKFSCLLLNGTLGTSNIVNYDRYINVVGVTGVNGGNDLISLPVKASGDVTFADLLGYSADAGLTTNADIIVNSTATPTLFLFGPYSNTTSSYFNYDQVAEGSIQLKSGVGYRAASNNGETIRFTGTTANASETVTITTANNNSWNLIGNPYPTYMDSQAFLAENSDKLDPNATAIYGYNSGSAPTSGTIDNFTIINNLVNSNVNIAPGQGFLVANHKDSISNPILYTPAMRTISGTDDFILNRDANPNQMLRLRVDNATANYATEIYFNENSTLSLDPGYDAELYGGANSSLMVYSRLVENNVGRNMAIQSLGFVALDDVSIPIGIKTAQGIQVSFSLENFILPEETEVYLEDRETNTFTLLNTTSYTFTPNSAMSGTGRFFLRIGSQTLSSNMQDSNDLKLFASKKTIHIKGQLLADTHVSIYDVQGRLVMSSSLDQGTQTNSILAAHLNTGIYLVKLANEKQSQTKKVIIN